A single window of Vogesella indigofera DNA harbors:
- the gpmI gene encoding 2,3-bisphosphoglycerate-independent phosphoglycerate mutase: MATVTPVLLLILDGFGHRLEGDDNAILAANTPNWDALKARYPYSTLDASEHNVGLPSGQFGNSEVGHLNIGAGRIVQQDISRIDCDVEAGTLAANPVLAQAIATAKQQGSTLHLMGLLSDGGVHSHENHIHALIEGAQAAGVGRIALHAFLDGRDTPPRSAETYLKRLDAVLARCPNARVATVCGRYWAMDRDKRWERMAAPYQALVEGEAEFHAANSHDALAAAYARDENDEFVKATIVGEPLQMQDGDVVVFMNFRADRARQLTTALTDPAFDGFKARQPKFALFTSLTSYGEAYSHPVAYAPQKIRNGLGEYLSSLGLKQLRIAETEKYPHVTYFFNGGEEQVYPGEDRILVPSPKVATYDLQPEMSAPEVTDKIVDAIHSRQYAVIICNYANCDMVGHTGIFDAAVKAVETLDACVKRCVDAMQAIGGEVLISADHGNCEQMNDEIHHQAHTQHTLEKVPLLYVGRNATLQDGGALRDLAPTLLAMMGLPQPAEMTGHSLIEFQ; encoded by the coding sequence ATGGCTACTGTTACGCCGGTTTTGCTACTCATCCTTGACGGTTTCGGTCACCGCCTCGAAGGCGACGATAATGCCATTCTGGCGGCAAACACCCCGAACTGGGACGCGCTGAAAGCGCGCTATCCCTACAGTACGCTGGACGCCTCCGAGCACAATGTCGGCCTGCCCTCCGGCCAGTTCGGCAACTCCGAAGTCGGTCACCTCAATATCGGCGCCGGCCGCATCGTGCAACAGGACATCAGCCGCATCGACTGCGACGTCGAGGCCGGCACGCTGGCCGCCAACCCGGTGCTGGCACAGGCGATCGCCACCGCCAAGCAGCAGGGCAGCACCCTGCACCTGATGGGCCTGCTGTCCGATGGCGGCGTGCACAGCCATGAAAACCACATCCACGCGCTGATCGAAGGCGCGCAGGCGGCCGGCGTTGGCCGCATCGCCCTGCACGCCTTCCTCGACGGCCGCGACACGCCGCCGCGCAGCGCCGAGACCTACCTCAAGCGCCTCGACGCGGTGCTGGCCCGCTGCCCGAACGCGCGCGTCGCCACCGTCTGCGGCCGCTACTGGGCGATGGACCGCGACAAGCGCTGGGAGCGCATGGCGGCACCGTACCAGGCCCTGGTGGAAGGCGAAGCCGAATTCCACGCCGCCAATAGCCACGACGCGCTGGCCGCCGCCTACGCCCGCGACGAGAACGACGAATTCGTCAAGGCCACCATCGTCGGCGAGCCACTGCAGATGCAGGACGGCGACGTGGTGGTGTTCATGAACTTCCGCGCCGACCGCGCCCGCCAGCTGACCACCGCGCTGACCGATCCGGCCTTCGACGGCTTCAAGGCACGCCAGCCGAAATTCGCGCTGTTCACCAGCCTGACCTCCTACGGCGAGGCCTACAGCCACCCGGTCGCCTACGCACCGCAGAAGATCCGCAACGGCCTCGGCGAATACCTGTCCAGCCTCGGCCTGAAGCAGCTGCGCATCGCAGAAACCGAGAAATACCCGCACGTCACCTACTTCTTCAACGGTGGCGAGGAGCAGGTCTACCCCGGCGAGGACCGCATCCTGGTACCGTCGCCGAAAGTGGCCACCTACGACTTGCAGCCGGAAATGAGCGCGCCGGAGGTGACCGACAAGATCGTCGACGCCATCCACAGCCGCCAGTACGCTGTCATCATCTGCAACTACGCCAACTGCGACATGGTCGGCCACACCGGCATCTTCGACGCCGCGGTCAAGGCGGTAGAAACGCTGGATGCCTGCGTCAAGCGCTGCGTCGACGCGATGCAGGCCATCGGTGGCGAAGTGCTGATCTCCGCCGACCACGGCAACTGCGAGCAGATGAACGACGAGATCCACCACCAGGCGCACACCCAGCACACGCTGGAAAAGGTGCCGCTGCTGTACGTTGGCCGCAACGCCACGCTGCAGGACGGCGGCGCGCTGCGCGACCTCGCCCCGACGCTGCTGGCGATGATGGGGCTGCCGCAACCGGCCGAAATGACCGGTCACTCGCTGATCGAGTTCCAGTGA
- a CDS encoding sensor histidine kinase, with product MSSIKSRLAIWIISVLSVVMGLTGFLSYEAARDAEERDYLQMKQGLQERLALSLPHGVWQLDDQFIRLTLDAELKSAAVVGLMVEGDAGLFFGRMRSADGRITSLAKAAPPPHDETLLLPILYQQRNNLGQITVYLSRDKITTRLAHELTRQIVQALLINLLLFIILIAGLKRYVFSPLHELQQALYGAARLEAEADLQLPQSRFSEYAELVGGVNLIIHKISRELGLRRGAEQAAIAEKERAEVAYRQLLDTQNTLVETEKLASLGSLVAGVAHEINTPVGITLTAASHLALITGQVGQQFQSGQIKKSELERYLDDARESTALILSNTERAANLIQSFKQVAVDQTSEARRQFDIAHYIGEIITSLRPKLRHSKVMIDVDCPPQLQMDSYPGALSQVLTNLLMNALLHAYDDGAEGSIQIRVDALAEQKIRLSVTDDGKGIPPENLKRIFEPFFTTRRGSGGSGLGLHIVFNIVFKRLGGTIRVDSTVGEGTSFILVLPCTAPETAN from the coding sequence ATGAGCAGCATAAAAAGCCGGCTGGCGATCTGGATCATTTCGGTACTGTCCGTCGTGATGGGGCTGACCGGCTTTCTCAGCTACGAAGCCGCCCGCGACGCCGAGGAACGCGACTACCTGCAGATGAAGCAGGGCCTGCAGGAGCGGCTGGCACTATCGCTGCCGCACGGGGTGTGGCAGCTGGACGACCAGTTCATCCGTCTGACGCTGGACGCGGAGCTGAAATCGGCGGCGGTGGTCGGCCTGATGGTGGAAGGCGATGCCGGGCTGTTCTTCGGCCGCATGCGCAGCGCGGACGGCCGCATCACCTCGCTGGCCAAGGCGGCACCGCCGCCGCACGACGAAACCCTGCTGCTGCCCATTCTTTACCAGCAGCGCAACAACCTCGGCCAGATCACGGTGTATCTGTCGCGCGACAAGATCACCACCCGGCTTGCCCACGAACTGACACGCCAGATCGTGCAGGCGCTGCTGATCAACCTGTTGCTGTTCATCATCCTGATCGCCGGCCTGAAACGCTACGTGTTCTCGCCGCTGCACGAGCTACAGCAGGCGCTGTACGGCGCCGCCCGGCTGGAAGCGGAAGCCGACCTGCAGCTGCCGCAAAGCCGTTTCAGCGAGTACGCCGAGCTGGTCGGCGGCGTCAACCTGATCATCCACAAGATCAGCCGCGAGCTGGGCCTGCGCCGCGGCGCGGAACAGGCCGCCATTGCGGAAAAGGAACGCGCTGAAGTTGCCTACCGGCAACTGCTGGACACCCAGAACACGCTGGTGGAAACAGAAAAACTGGCGTCGCTGGGCAGCCTGGTGGCCGGTGTGGCGCACGAGATCAACACCCCGGTCGGCATCACCCTTACCGCCGCCTCGCACCTGGCGCTGATCACCGGCCAGGTCGGGCAACAGTTCCAGAGCGGCCAGATCAAGAAAAGCGAGCTGGAACGCTATCTCGACGACGCCCGCGAATCCACCGCACTGATCCTGAGCAACACCGAGCGTGCGGCCAACCTGATCCAGAGTTTCAAGCAGGTCGCCGTCGACCAGACCAGCGAGGCGCGGCGCCAGTTCGACATCGCGCACTACATCGGCGAAATCATCACCAGCCTGCGTCCCAAGCTGCGCCACAGCAAGGTGATGATCGATGTCGACTGCCCGCCCCAGCTGCAGATGGACAGCTACCCCGGCGCCCTGTCGCAGGTGCTGACCAACCTGCTGATGAACGCGCTGCTGCACGCCTACGACGACGGTGCCGAGGGCAGCATCCAGATCCGCGTCGACGCGCTGGCCGAGCAGAAGATCCGGCTGTCGGTGACCGACGACGGCAAGGGCATTCCGCCGGAAAACCTGAAACGCATCTTCGAGCCGTTCTTCACCACCCGCCGCGGCAGTGGCGGCAGCGGCCTGGGGCTGCACATCGTGTTCAATATCGTGTTCAAACGCCTGGGCGGCACGATTCGGGTTGACAGCACCGTCGGGGAAGGCACATCTTTTATTCTGGTGCTGCCCTGCACGGCACCGGAAACGGCCAACTGA
- the kdsB gene encoding 3-deoxy-manno-octulosonate cytidylyltransferase gives MNGFVVVIPARLASSRLPEKPLADIGGKPMVVRVAERAAQSAASRVIVATDDARIEAACRQHGVEVLLTRADHPSGTDRLAEVAALLALPDDAIVVNVQGDEPLIDPALIDRLAALMAARAVPMATVAHAIHDAAEMFNPNVVKVVLDRHGKALYFSRAPIPYARDAFAADKTQLPPGLPVYRHIGMYAYRASLLHTYGSLAPAPLEQFEALEQLRMLWHGYDIVVECVAEAPPAGVDTPEDLARVRAYFAANLSG, from the coding sequence ATGAACGGTTTTGTAGTGGTGATTCCGGCGCGACTGGCTTCCAGCCGGCTGCCGGAAAAACCGCTGGCGGACATCGGCGGCAAGCCGATGGTGGTCCGCGTCGCCGAGCGCGCCGCGCAATCGGCCGCCAGCCGCGTGATCGTGGCCACCGACGATGCCCGCATCGAGGCGGCCTGCCGCCAGCACGGCGTCGAGGTGCTGCTGACGCGGGCCGATCACCCCAGCGGCACCGACCGTCTGGCCGAGGTCGCCGCACTGCTGGCGCTGCCGGACGACGCCATCGTGGTCAATGTGCAGGGTGACGAGCCGCTGATCGATCCGGCGCTGATCGACCGCCTGGCCGCGCTGATGGCGGCACGCGCGGTGCCGATGGCCACCGTGGCGCACGCGATCCACGACGCCGCCGAGATGTTCAATCCGAATGTGGTGAAAGTGGTGCTCGACCGCCACGGCAAGGCGCTGTATTTCAGCCGCGCCCCGATTCCCTACGCCCGCGATGCCTTCGCCGCCGACAAGACACAGCTGCCGCCCGGCCTGCCGGTGTATCGCCACATCGGCATGTATGCCTACCGCGCCAGCCTGCTGCACACCTACGGCAGCCTGGCCCCGGCACCGCTGGAGCAGTTCGAGGCACTGGAGCAGCTGCGCATGCTGTGGCACGGTTACGACATCGTCGTGGAGTGCGTGGCCGAGGCGCCACCTGCCGGCGTCGACACGCCGGAGGACCTGGCCCGGGTGCGCGCCTACTTTGCGGCCAACCTTTCCGGATAA
- a CDS encoding Trm112 family protein — protein sequence MDAKFLEILVCPLCKGPLVYNKGAQELICKGDRLAYPIRDGIPMMLEGEARELAAEEEVK from the coding sequence ATGGACGCAAAATTTCTTGAAATCCTGGTTTGCCCGCTGTGCAAAGGCCCACTGGTCTACAACAAGGGCGCGCAGGAACTGATCTGCAAGGGTGACCGCCTGGCCTACCCGATCCGTGACGGCATCCCGATGATGCTGGAAGGCGAAGCCCGCGAGTTGGCCGCCGAGGAAGAAGTGAAATGA
- the lpxK gene encoding tetraacyldisaccharide 4'-kinase — protein sequence MTALLALPEGLFALLAALRRLAYRLGWCRAKQLSVPVVVIGNINVGGVGKTPLTLALLQDFARLGVPVGVISRGYGGAHKQPTLVTRHSTAAEVGDEPLLLAASGVPVVVGRDRVAAGRHLLALYPQTRFILSDDGLQHYALARTLEIVVLDGARGVGNGHLLPGGPLREPVSRLAAADALVINGESRTSLRLPESVPQFQQRLQAGAFVHAGGLLPPRTAADFAGQRVVAVAGIGHPERFFRTLRELGVELAATHAFPDHHQFVAADLPQDADAVIVTAKDAVKLQCINHARLWVLPVSARLEPDLSAWILSQLELKNGRKIS from the coding sequence ATGACAGCCCTTCTGGCCTTGCCGGAAGGGCTGTTTGCCCTGTTGGCGGCGTTGCGTCGTCTTGCCTATCGTCTGGGCTGGTGTCGGGCCAAGCAGTTGTCGGTGCCGGTGGTGGTGATCGGCAACATCAATGTCGGCGGCGTCGGCAAGACGCCGCTGACGCTGGCGCTGCTGCAGGACTTTGCCCGCCTGGGCGTGCCGGTGGGAGTGATCAGCCGCGGCTACGGTGGCGCGCACAAGCAGCCGACGCTGGTGACGCGGCACAGCACGGCTGCCGAGGTCGGCGACGAGCCGCTGCTGCTGGCCGCCAGCGGCGTGCCGGTAGTGGTCGGCCGCGATCGCGTCGCCGCCGGCCGCCACCTGCTGGCCTTGTATCCGCAGACCCGTTTCATCCTCAGCGACGACGGGCTGCAGCATTACGCGCTGGCGCGCACGCTGGAGATCGTGGTGCTCGACGGCGCTCGCGGCGTCGGCAATGGTCACCTGCTGCCCGGCGGCCCGCTGCGCGAACCGGTGTCAAGGTTGGCCGCAGCCGATGCGCTGGTGATCAATGGCGAGTCGCGCACCAGCCTGCGCCTGCCGGAGTCAGTGCCGCAGTTCCAGCAGCGGCTGCAGGCGGGGGCGTTTGTCCATGCCGGCGGCCTGCTGCCGCCGCGCACGGCCGCCGATTTTGCCGGCCAGCGCGTGGTGGCGGTGGCCGGTATCGGCCATCCGGAGCGCTTCTTCCGCACCCTGCGCGAGCTGGGCGTGGAACTGGCGGCCACGCACGCCTTTCCCGACCACCACCAGTTCGTCGCTGCGGATCTGCCACAGGATGCCGATGCGGTGATCGTCACCGCCAAGGATGCGGTTAAGTTGCAGTGCATCAATCATGCTAGACTATGGGTTCTGCCGGTTTCGGCCCGGCTGGAACCGGACCTGTCCGCGTGGATTCTGTCCCAACTGGAACTAAAAAATGGACGCAAAATTTCTTGA
- the xseA gene encoding exodeoxyribonuclease VII large subunit, producing MLFSQHQNDVISVTSLNRMARDLLESGLPPMWIAGEISNLTLAASGHAYFSLKDERAQIRCVMFRNRLSGLGFRLQEGMQVELRGTVSLYEARGDYQINVDLMRSAGLGRLYEAFEQLKAKLAAEGLFDNRHKKALPGHPAAIGIVTSPAAAALRDVVTTLRRRMPSIPLILYPTPVQGDSAAAQIAAAIDAANLRQEVALLIVCRGGGSIEDLWAFNEEVVARAIARSTLPVISGVGHETDTTIADFVADHRAPTPTAAAELASPSREALQQGVDYAQRRLERALGRLLTDKSQQLDFLGRRLQHPGERLQRQRQLLQAQQLRLARASTQLLQARLRQLEQCQHQLQRIRPDLARWQQVLARRGDQLRQLIHQHWQQRQLVLARHQATLAAINPEAVLQRGYAIVQQQDGSVVRSAAQLRAGELLHIRLAEGETTAVVGQQQGRQSELPF from the coding sequence ATGCTTTTCAGCCAACACCAAAACGACGTCATCAGCGTCACCTCGCTCAACCGCATGGCGCGGGATCTGCTTGAAAGCGGCCTGCCACCGATGTGGATTGCCGGCGAAATTTCCAATCTGACCCTGGCCGCATCCGGCCACGCCTACTTCTCGCTGAAGGACGAACGCGCGCAAATCCGCTGCGTGATGTTCCGTAACCGTCTGAGCGGACTGGGATTCCGGCTGCAGGAAGGCATGCAGGTCGAGCTGCGCGGCACGGTGTCGCTGTACGAGGCGCGCGGCGACTACCAGATCAACGTCGACCTGATGCGTTCGGCCGGCCTCGGCCGCCTGTACGAGGCCTTCGAGCAGTTGAAGGCGAAACTGGCTGCGGAAGGATTGTTCGACAATCGCCACAAAAAAGCGCTGCCCGGCCACCCCGCCGCCATCGGCATCGTCACCTCACCGGCCGCCGCCGCGCTGCGCGACGTGGTCACCACCCTGCGCCGGCGCATGCCCAGCATCCCGCTGATCCTGTACCCGACGCCGGTACAGGGCGACAGCGCCGCGGCGCAGATCGCCGCCGCCATCGATGCGGCCAACCTTCGCCAGGAGGTAGCGCTGCTGATCGTCTGCCGCGGCGGCGGCAGCATCGAAGACCTGTGGGCGTTCAACGAAGAGGTGGTCGCCCGCGCCATCGCCCGCTCCACGCTACCGGTGATCAGCGGCGTCGGCCACGAGACCGACACCACCATCGCCGATTTCGTCGCCGACCACCGCGCGCCGACCCCGACCGCCGCCGCCGAGCTGGCCTCGCCCAGCCGCGAGGCGCTGCAGCAAGGCGTCGACTACGCGCAGCGCCGGCTGGAGCGCGCGCTGGGACGGCTGCTGACCGACAAGTCGCAACAGCTGGACTTCCTCGGTCGCCGCCTGCAGCACCCCGGCGAGCGGCTGCAGCGCCAGCGCCAGTTGCTGCAGGCGCAGCAACTACGCCTGGCCCGTGCCAGCACCCAGCTGCTGCAAGCGCGGCTGCGACAACTGGAGCAGTGCCAGCACCAACTGCAGCGCATCCGTCCCGATCTGGCGCGCTGGCAGCAGGTGCTGGCGCGGCGCGGCGACCAGCTGCGACAGCTGATACACCAGCACTGGCAGCAGCGGCAGCTGGTGCTGGCGCGACATCAGGCGACGCTGGCCGCCATCAATCCGGAGGCGGTGCTGCAACGCGGCTACGCCATCGTGCAGCAGCAAGACGGCAGCGTGGTGCGCTCCGCGGCGCAACTGCGTGCCGGCGAACTGCTGCACATCCGGCTGGCGGAAGGCGAAACCACCGCCGTGGTCGGCCAGCAGCAGGGCCGGCAAAGCGAGCTGCCGTTCTGA
- a CDS encoding ExbD/TolR family protein → MNFRRHRHREEPEINFIPLIDLLLVILIFLMVTTTYARFSELEVNLPQASGPAEMQKDSRLRVDISASGGYAVDGEAVASSDVAQLGERLKRQASGKNPAPVVVINADAKASHQSVVTVMEAARLAGLLQLTFATQQGTP, encoded by the coding sequence ATGAACTTTCGCCGTCACCGTCATCGCGAAGAGCCGGAAATCAACTTCATCCCGCTGATCGACTTGCTGCTGGTCATCCTCATCTTCCTGATGGTGACCACCACCTACGCCCGCTTTTCTGAACTGGAAGTTAATCTGCCGCAGGCCAGCGGGCCGGCGGAGATGCAGAAGGATAGCCGCCTGCGCGTCGACATCAGCGCCAGCGGCGGCTACGCGGTGGACGGCGAGGCCGTGGCCAGCAGCGACGTGGCCCAGCTCGGCGAGCGCCTGAAGCGGCAGGCTAGCGGCAAAAACCCGGCGCCGGTGGTGGTGATCAACGCCGACGCCAAGGCCAGCCACCAGTCTGTGGTGACGGTGATGGAGGCGGCCCGTCTCGCCGGCCTGCTGCAGCTGACCTTTGCCACCCAGCAGGGGACGCCGTGA
- a CDS encoding DUF3369 domain-containing protein, which yields MNLDNNNDWLIDDSSSVQDSHPALRPWKVLIVDDEKDVHTATRLAIQDLRYKERPLTLLNAYSAQQGFELVREHPDVALILLDVVMETDNAGLKLVRRIREELGNSLARIVLRTGQPGQAPEQDVILNYDINDYKTKTELTVQKLFTVVIASLRAYENLVAIEKNRQGLGKILEGASDLYQLRSLKEFASGVLKQISAILDVGTDGVLCMENTPASAGRPKLEVLAATGEFEGLLGGVPLATFPQLQQAINDALAEKRTIYRHPYDVLYITAQNGREFVVHFEPPWPLEDVERNLLEVFCQRISSAYDNLYLYSQLVSAQEATVVALADLAEFRDSDTGEHVLRVQRLSDAIARELQRMGAYPELLTPQFMEMIGMASILHDVGKVGTPDHILFKPGKLDPEERVIMEQHASIGANILRKASKLVEGTSYLSLGADIAGGHHEYFDGSGYPQRQAGQDIPLAARIVAIVDVFDALLHKRPYKDPWTLGDTMSYINGRCGTQFDPLVIEALDRLVREKRIPIRLPEQ from the coding sequence ATGAATCTCGACAATAACAATGACTGGCTGATCGACGACAGCAGCAGCGTGCAGGACAGCCATCCGGCACTGCGACCGTGGAAAGTGCTGATCGTCGACGACGAAAAGGATGTCCACACCGCCACCCGGCTGGCAATCCAGGACCTGCGCTACAAGGAGCGGCCGCTGACGCTGCTCAATGCCTACAGCGCGCAGCAAGGCTTCGAGCTGGTGCGCGAGCATCCCGACGTCGCGCTGATCCTGCTCGACGTGGTGATGGAAACCGACAATGCCGGCCTCAAGCTGGTACGGCGCATCCGCGAGGAGCTGGGCAACAGCCTGGCGCGCATCGTGCTGCGCACCGGCCAGCCGGGGCAGGCGCCGGAACAGGACGTGATCCTCAATTACGACATCAACGACTACAAGACCAAGACCGAGCTGACGGTGCAGAAGCTGTTCACCGTGGTCATCGCCTCGCTGCGCGCCTATGAAAACCTGGTCGCCATCGAGAAAAACCGCCAGGGGCTGGGCAAGATCCTGGAAGGCGCCAGCGACCTGTACCAGCTGCGTTCGCTGAAGGAATTCGCCTCCGGGGTGCTGAAACAGATCAGCGCCATTCTCGATGTCGGCACCGACGGCGTGCTGTGCATGGAAAACACCCCTGCCAGCGCCGGGCGGCCGAAGCTGGAGGTGCTCGCCGCCACCGGCGAGTTCGAGGGGCTGCTCGGCGGCGTGCCGCTGGCCACCTTTCCGCAGCTGCAGCAGGCGATCAACGACGCGCTGGCCGAGAAGCGCACCATCTACCGTCATCCCTACGACGTGCTGTACATCACCGCGCAGAACGGCCGCGAATTCGTGGTCCACTTCGAGCCGCCGTGGCCGCTGGAGGACGTGGAGCGCAACCTGCTGGAGGTCTTCTGCCAGCGCATCTCCTCCGCCTACGACAACCTGTACCTGTACTCGCAGCTGGTCAGCGCCCAGGAAGCCACGGTGGTGGCGCTGGCCGACCTCGCCGAATTCCGCGACAGCGACACCGGCGAACACGTGCTGCGCGTGCAGCGACTCAGTGACGCCATCGCCAGGGAGCTGCAGCGCATGGGCGCCTATCCGGAGCTGCTGACACCGCAGTTCATGGAGATGATCGGCATGGCCAGCATCCTGCACGATGTCGGCAAGGTCGGCACCCCCGACCACATCCTGTTCAAGCCCGGCAAGCTGGACCCGGAAGAGCGCGTCATCATGGAGCAGCACGCCAGCATCGGTGCCAACATCCTGCGCAAGGCCAGCAAGCTGGTGGAAGGCACCAGCTACCTGTCACTGGGCGCCGACATCGCCGGCGGCCACCACGAATACTTCGACGGCAGCGGCTACCCGCAGCGCCAGGCCGGACAGGACATCCCGCTGGCGGCGCGCATCGTCGCCATCGTCGACGTGTTCGACGCGCTGCTGCACAAACGGCCATACAAGGATCCGTGGACGCTGGGCGACACCATGAGCTACATCAACGGCCGCTGCGGCACCCAGTTCGACCCGCTGGTGATCGAGGCGCTGGACCGGCTGGTGCGCGAGAAACGCATCCCGATCAGGTTGCCGGAACAGTAA
- a CDS encoding DUF4442 domain-containing protein gives MNHRLAKFVLNLWPPFLGAGVKVRRISPDWKEIDVQLRLGLTNRNYVGVHFGGSLYAMTDPFYMLMLLKNLGNDYIVWDKAGSIDYLKPGRGVVCARFRIDDDMLQRFRDATAGGDKHLPALHVSVYDAEGAEVARINKTLYIRRKPPRSSRQATS, from the coding sequence ATGAACCATCGTCTCGCCAAGTTCGTCCTCAATCTGTGGCCGCCCTTTCTCGGCGCCGGGGTCAAGGTGCGCCGCATCAGCCCGGACTGGAAGGAAATCGACGTCCAGCTGCGGCTGGGGCTGACCAACCGCAACTATGTCGGCGTCCATTTCGGCGGCAGCCTGTACGCGATGACCGACCCGTTCTACATGCTGATGCTGCTGAAAAACCTCGGCAATGACTACATCGTGTGGGACAAGGCCGGCAGCATCGACTACCTGAAGCCCGGCCGCGGCGTGGTCTGCGCCCGCTTCCGCATCGACGACGACATGCTGCAGCGTTTTCGTGACGCCACCGCCGGTGGCGACAAGCATCTGCCGGCGCTGCACGTCAGCGTCTACGACGCCGAAGGAGCCGAAGTGGCACGCATCAACAAGACGCTGTACATCCGCCGCAAGCCGCCGCGCAGTAGTCGCCAGGCTACAAGCTGA
- a CDS encoding MotA/TolQ/ExbB proton channel family protein, whose protein sequence is MWSIIEAAGWPIWTIILASVVASTIVLERFYSLRAALIIPPNLLSQTLQEYRRAAVSQSMLAELRDHSPLGRLFAAGLRQFGSSRVVMKEAIEDEGRVVAHLLERYLTMLGTIAAMAPLLGLLGTVIGMIEIFGSQAPGGTDPRALAHGISVALYNTAFGLIVAIPSMFFYRHFRAKIDGLLVEMEAQAVHLLEAVHGERRGD, encoded by the coding sequence GTGTGGTCAATCATTGAAGCGGCCGGCTGGCCGATCTGGACCATCATTCTCGCGTCGGTGGTGGCGTCGACCATCGTACTGGAGCGTTTTTACAGTCTGCGCGCGGCGCTGATCATACCGCCAAACCTGCTGTCGCAGACGCTGCAAGAGTATCGCCGTGCCGCGGTGAGCCAGAGCATGTTGGCTGAACTGCGCGACCATTCGCCGCTGGGCCGGCTGTTCGCCGCCGGGCTGCGCCAGTTTGGCAGCAGCCGTGTGGTGATGAAAGAGGCGATCGAGGACGAGGGCCGCGTGGTGGCGCACCTGCTGGAGCGCTATCTGACCATGCTGGGCACCATCGCCGCGATGGCGCCACTGCTGGGCCTGCTCGGCACCGTGATCGGCATGATCGAGATCTTCGGCTCGCAGGCGCCGGGCGGCACCGACCCGCGCGCGCTGGCGCACGGCATTTCCGTGGCGCTGTACAACACTGCCTTCGGCCTGATCGTGGCCATCCCCAGCATGTTCTTCTATCGTCATTTCCGCGCCAAGATCGACGGCCTGCTGGTCGAGATGGAAGCGCAGGCGGTGCACCTGCTGGAAGCGGTGCACGGCGAACGTCGCGGCGACTGA
- the adk gene encoding adenylate kinase, which produces MKLILLGAPGAGKGTQANYIREKFGIPQISTGDMLRAAVKAGTPLGVEAKKIMDAGGLVRDDIIIGLVKERITEADCANGFLFDGFPRTIPQAEAMKEAGVDIDFVVEIDVPDENIIDRMSGRRVHVASGRTYHVKYNPPKVEGIDDETGEALVQRDDDKAETVKKRLDVYHEQTEVLVGFYSQMAASGDAKAPQYVKIDGTQAVETVRDNVLAALGA; this is translated from the coding sequence ATGAAATTGATTCTGTTGGGCGCTCCTGGCGCCGGTAAAGGTACCCAAGCCAACTACATCCGCGAGAAATTCGGTATTCCGCAAATCTCGACCGGCGACATGTTGCGTGCCGCGGTGAAAGCCGGTACCCCGCTGGGCGTGGAAGCGAAAAAGATCATGGACGCCGGTGGCTTGGTGCGCGACGACATCATCATCGGTCTGGTCAAGGAACGCATCACCGAGGCGGATTGCGCCAACGGTTTCCTGTTCGACGGTTTCCCGCGCACCATCCCGCAGGCGGAAGCGATGAAGGAAGCCGGTGTCGATATCGACTTCGTGGTCGAAATCGACGTGCCGGATGAAAACATCATCGACCGCATGTCCGGCCGCCGCGTGCACGTGGCTTCCGGCCGCACCTACCACGTCAAGTACAATCCGCCGAAGGTGGAAGGCATCGACGACGAAACCGGCGAAGCGCTGGTGCAGCGTGACGACGACAAGGCGGAAACCGTGAAGAAGCGTCTCGACGTTTACCACGAGCAGACCGAAGTGCTGGTCGGCTTCTACTCGCAGATGGCCGCCTCCGGCGATGCCAAGGCACCGCAGTACGTGAAGATCGACGGCACCCAGGCGGTGGAAACCGTGCGCGACAACGTGCTGGCGGCACTGGGCGCCTGA